The Ovis canadensis isolate MfBH-ARS-UI-01 breed Bighorn chromosome 13, ARS-UI_OviCan_v2, whole genome shotgun sequence genome includes a region encoding these proteins:
- the GNAS gene encoding guanine nucleotide-binding protein G(s) subunit alpha isoform X11: MGCLGNSKTEDQRNEEKAQREANKKIEKQLQKDKQVYRATHRLLLLGAGESGKSTIVKQMRILHVNGFNGEGGEEDPQAARSNSDG; the protein is encoded by the exons atggGCTGTCTCGGAAACAGCAAGACCGAGGACCAGCGCAACGAGGAGAAGGCGCAGCGCGAGGCCAACAAGAAGATCGAGAAGCAGCTGCAGAAGGACAAGCAGGTCTACCGGGCCACGCACCGTCTGCTGCTGCTGG GTGCTGGAGAATCTGGTAAAAGCACCATTGTGAAGCAAATGAGGATCCTGCATGTTAATGGGTTTAATGGAGA GGGCGGCGAAGAGGACCCGCAGGCTGCAAGGAGCAACAGCGATGGGTAG